The genomic DNA CTTACGCACATGCTTATCGACACAACCCCATTACCCTCTTCACTATACGCATCATCCATTAGTATCCTCTCTCCCACTTTCGATATCTACAGAGAGGTGCCCAGGTCACAGTCTTGTCTCAGAACAAGAGCAAGCACAGCACCACGAACACGAAGAGGAAGAACCAGATCTGGTGGAGGGACCTCTCAATCTCCATCTGATGCCGCCTTAGCCTGGGATTCACGTTCTGTGCCGCGACATGGTAAGGGCTCGTATAGTACATGCTTGCTGGAAGCTGGCCACCGAGCACCAACGGGAGCACAGCCTCTGCCATCCCTCCGAGCACCCCTCCGGCAGTTGAGTGGATCAAGCCACGTCCTAGTGGTGCCGGAGGGTAGATGAAGTCGAACCCAGTGGGACTGGGATGGTAGTGCTCGTGCCGCAATGGCTGGTGCGGAGGGTTGGTTTCCATGctctggtggtggtgctggtcaTTGACATTGCTCTGTGTGTTATGATGCTCAACAGTCTCCCGGTGCACCATGGGACGGCGCGGGATGGACACGCCATTCAGCGATTTCTTTGAGCTCCCTCCACGGCCATAGAGTGGTACTAGTGTATCCGGGGAGAGTGTTGCCTTACATACGGGGCACTGCCGCCTTGCTGAGCTGCTGTTGTCACTGGCAGTTGACTCCATCCCAGGGCGCAGCCACTCATAGATACAAGGCCAGCAGTAAAGGTGACCACAGAGGGTAACCACAGGTTCTGCTGCAAAATCAAGGCAGATGTTGCAGTCGAAGCATCCACTTCCCATTGTTGCAGGCATGTCCCCACTGGCTTTCTTCACTACCTCAACATCAGCCACCAAAGGTTGGCTATTGATAGCAGCCATGCAAGGCTGATCCATTCTCCCAGCTTCCCTAAAAGTGTTTTTGGTTCAGTTACTGGCACTACTGCAGCAGACAACAAATTAACAGGTCAGTAAGAATACATATACGATTGATAAAGCAACAGAGAAATTGGACCATAGCTTAATTGCACAAAATGTAAGGGAGTCTAAGCATGGAAACGTTCATAATGTGCAGATGCCTACCTAACAATGCGGAAGGActgtaaaaataaaagaaagaagattGGAAACAACAAAGCAAACCGCATGGCAATCTCAATCTtatcttgaaaaaaaaatggcaaTCTATAGTTTTAAGATATGTGCAATTCTGCAACAGACGTGGAGCTAGGTGTACAGACAACAGACAACAATTAAACTAAACAAAGGGCTGCATGTGACAACTGAAGCAAATGTTAGGTAAATCTCCAAAGCATGTTAAGGAGACAGAAACTTTGCCACTTAAGCTAATTATGCTTGCACTAAAGAATCCATCTTTCCTATTAGCACGAGTCGGCAGTCATGGATTCTCTAATATTATAGTACTGGGGACTACATCTGCTGCACTTTGTTTCTATCCCCTTTGTTATTGTTATCCCCGTGCTACTTTGTGTTCCATTGACATGTTATCCATGAAGATATTTATCAGAAGTTAGGAAACTTATGTCAGCAAGGAAATGAAACTGCTTGCTTTATCTCCAATGTGCGTGCAACGACAAAATATTGACTCAGAGTCTTGGCCCCATGTTCAATGCAAGGGCCATCATTGCCAGCTCGAAATTGCATTaggaagaaaatagaaaagtaTTTAAGTTTTAAAGGCCGCCCTGCAGCTTGCAAACGTAGACTTTGAGAAGGTTGCCAGGTCAGGCACAGATTAACGCTGATCCTAACAAATTATATGTTCAGAGAGAGGGACGGAGCAGAGTTGAATAAACAAAGGAATGTATACAATAGGCTAAAGGCATCCGTCCTAATCTCCAATATATATTCTTGCAGTGACAAattgttgttttctttttttgtggttttggagctTTTTCCAATGAGCATCATTGAAAAACAACTATAAATGGGGATACTGATGTGGACTGCAACAATGATGGAGTAGCTACAACACTTGGCATATTCAATAGATCCAAACATACCAAAAAGATGATAACCTAACATATCTAGTGATCAAAAAGTAAGAATAACCCAGTAATAATTGCACCCACTGTATCAGGATCAGGAAACAAAGAATGGCATTCCCAAGTCCCAACAGCTTCCTGGAAATTTCTTAATCACTCTGGCCCTATATGTACCactaaaattatttttatactGGTGAAGCTTCAGCAAGTCTTTCAAAGTTAAAACACGCCTTAATTATATCAAGTACCTACAGATGAGGCTCAAAGAATATCATCTCCCTACAGTTTTAGTTTGGTATTGTGGGCTGATGACTAGCCTAATAGATTTAGGCAGTAAGAATATTTAAGTACTGTTGTACTTGAATATTTGCTTTCTCTAAAAGCAGGATGAAGTCTACTATCAAAAAAGAATTGGTACTGAAGGTGAAAGCTGTGCTTGATCAAAAGAAGCTGTGaaactccagaaataaacaacATGCTAAGTTTGACACATATCAGGTGCCATACTACAGATTTTAAGCACATTTCCTCGGCAATTGATCTAATTTAGGCGTCCCAGCAAAGCAGGTGCTATCGACATTAGTTAGAACCAAGAACAAAGAGCCGTCGTGTACCTCCCTCTCCATTCTATGACACAGAACGATCAATTCATAACACGCAGTCACAATTCGCATGGATACTAGGTCGCAAAAACAATCACATCACATGGGCACTAAACATACGCACCTACAAGAGCAATTTCTTCAGGCCCAGGTATTAAATACAATCACCAAACAAATTTGCAAACTGACGCTGCTCTCTCACCCCAGGAAAACGGGGCAGACGAGAATATTTTGGGAAAATAAACTGGGCTAGGCACTCCACCAGCAGCAAACCAATCCGCCACACCCACAAGCTGGGCGGATTGGAGAATCCGTCCCGAAAGGAAGGTTGAGATTTGATTTCTTCGAATACAAGAAAGGGCGAGACCGGAACGAAACTAACTCCTCGGAGCGACCCAACAAAATCATTACCAAACAAAGAAAGTACAACCCGTGCAAGCAAGAGACAGGGCTCTCCTTACCAGCAAAGGACGAAATCAATCCGAGCTCGAGTGGATCTGCCGCCCACGCAAGTCCAGCACCACCAGCGAGGATAACGATGTtaacgacgccgacgccgacgacgacTAGGAGGCAGGAATTTGCCGCGCCTCGGTGGAAGAGAGGCCAGGAGATGGGTTCGGCGGCGCGGTCGTTCGAAGCGGGGGGACCGGTGCGGTGGTGGCTTGAGGagacccgcggcggcggcgccttgcGACGAACGCGGGAGCGGGGAGGAGGATGCGGCGGCccggcaggcggcgcggcgaggtcaATTTGGTTGGGAGGAAggtgggaggaggagcaggcaggGGGGCGATGATGAGAAAGAGACGACCGAGTTCAGGAGGAGGATTTCGGAGGAGGGGCTCCGCCAGGGATATATAATGAGGGAGTTGGGGAATCGGAAATTCGGTGGGGGATGGACGGCCGGGATGGTGGTTTTAAAACTAATCGCCCGCCTCCGGGCGATCCGTGCCCTGCAAAACTAATTAAGCGCTCGCGCACTGTGATAAAACCATGCCTTATTTTGAGAGAACATTTAAAGCAGATCGCGCTCGAGCGCGTCGTCAGGGACTCAGGGTACGTTGCGCGAGCTCAGCGTACGGCATGGCATCTGCTCACTCCTTGCTTGGCTACGACGGCCGATGAAGCTACCCTCGCCGTGTGATGCCGTGTGCAGCGTGCATCTCACACCGCCCACGTCACGGCATTTGTTCGGCTCCAATGCACGCACGAGTTGGTCTGGCTTTAGGTTATTGCGTGCCTTGTTGCTTTTCTGTTGAGGTGGGTCTTTTTGGCCTGTCATGTGTTGTTGTTATCAAAAGTCCTTTTCTGCCTTTAATGAAGGACAGAGCTCTTGTCAGTTTGTTTAAAAATCAAGGCATTGCTTGCATTGTACATCTTGCTTGGGTAGGATAAAATCTTCCTTTGGTAAGCTAAGGTcttagttcccaccccataaacctcgtaaacacaaaaaaaaaatatcatatcgaaagttttgacacatgcatggagtactaaatgaagtctatttacaaaaccttttgcacggatgggctgtaaatcgcgagacgaatctaatgagcctacttaatccatgatttgcaacattgatgctacagtaaccatccgcacattattaattaattatgaattaattagcatcattagattcgtctcgcgatttacaacccatctgtacaaaaaaaaattgtaaatagactttatttaatactttaaattaaaaagatttcttcgcaaattttttttgcaaaacatctaaacacggcctaagctTGATCCACAGAATTCGTTCTTGATACGGTGCGTAGCTAATTCGTTACGGTGCGTAGCTAATTCGTCGTGGTAATCAGAAGCGATCACACCGTGGTCCATGATCCACGTCCACACCTGCAGCAGATTTCCCGAGCGACATTGCCGCTCCCCGTCCGTACTCTTCGGATGGAGATAAGGCCTATCCGTTCCCCGACTTCTGCCACGCCGGACTCCGGAGTGGGGTCGCTTTTCAAGCGCTGCGCGACACGAAAGTGAAGAAGATGCCCCGGCCCCCGGCCCCCGGCCTTCCCGGCGGCTAGTGTGCGGTGTGCCCCAGCCCCACTGCACTTATGCTGAGGCGGCTCCCACTGCCTTGGCCTTTCGCGATCGCTGACCCCGTCCGCTATCTTGGCTTGAGATCGCGTGCGAGAGAGAATATTACtttgcagattttttttttttatttttgaaagttAAGCTTCGCAGATTTTGCTTGCCATTATCCTGTGGCTCGAGATCCACATGCAATTTAATCATGTCACTTCTTGTTGCTTGTTaccttctagatggtttctgcAGCGCCTTGTCGCTTTTCAGCGAGAGTGTTGCTGCTACGGCATCGCGCACTGCCCCCATGGCCATTCGAGCGCGAGCGGAGTGCAGACGAGCCACCCGTCAGCCACAAGCAAACAAGCCCATTCCATGCGTCCCGGCCTTGCCAGTTGCCAATTGCCATGGCATGGTAAACACGGGCGCCCACAGGATTTGATGCTGGAAAAAAGGGTCAGCGGAATTCAGGCCGCGCGGACACGTACCGCGGCCGGATAGGCTCGCAGAGCCGCATGTGAGCTGTCGCGGTCACTGACCGGTCCAAGTGACCCGACAAACTCCGGCTTTCCACAAACCAGTGTGCCACACCCACACGGACGGATCGCGGATCCGATCCGCCAAGTGAAAGCCAGGGAGGGGCCCAAGTAATAAACCGTGTCCTGCTTGGATGCGCGGAGCCGGAGCGGCATGTGCGCGTGGCCGGTTCGCGCGGCCTCGTTCAGACGGTGACCTGCTCCTGCTCCGCGCCTTCGCGGCATCGCGGGACCTGCATCCGCGGTTGTTGCTTCGCCGGTGACGGGCTCCGGGCTCGCATCTTGCTTTGTTTAATCCCCCTGATTCGCCCGCCACAGGCCGCCAGTTTAAGCGTACGGTGCCGTGAGCGTCGtcaccgtcgccgtcgcggggATAAGGATCCCGTCACCGAACAGTGGCCGCAACGGTTGGTGCGCATCTCTCCGGCGGGGCGTCGTGGCGCGATAGGATATGGGGCCGCAGGCCGCTGAGCGCGCACGAGCAATAATTCGGGGTCGGGTCCGGTAGTTGCGGGGCACCCGGACTCCCGGACCCGGAGGGCGCGACGCGGCCTGCCAGCAGCCGCGTTCCGCCCCGCCGTCGGCGGGGCGGAGGCCACCTGCCAGTGCCAGTGCCAGTGCCAGGCACCCATGGGATCGAAATCCCCCCTGATCCCTGGCGCCGACGCACGTTTAGCACCGGTTTAATCGTTTATTTGAGGTGTAGCaggtggggtggggtggcgcTACCTATGGCTGGGGCGCTGGGCATAAAAACCGATACCcgatacccgaacccgaaaaatccGAGCCCGAACCCAAAAagtccgaacccgaaaaacccgaaccctaatccgggttccaacccacggtacccgaaattaataCGGGTAGTTCGGGTTCCCCCCAAGGCGCCGCAGCGAGGCGCCGAGGCCCCTTCTCCCCGTCCCGTCCGCCCCTCGCGCGCCGACCGCCGTCAGCCCGACCCCGACCCTCctcgccccgcccccgcccctgtggcagccccgcctaaattaatccggcttaagtgcgctaaccatcaccgaaacaGTAACTagagttaacacgcacttaaaacggagtaatccgacagtgctgtcgggtaaaatcccgattaaaccacttgaaacagaatcgacaaagcagtccagagaatgcaacattccataaattttacagcacagagtatgaaaaTGAATTaacattacaaaccaagtttgaatttataaaaagacAACAAAGCTCAAGTGCAGCAGAAAAATATACCATAATCTAGCGACGATagcagacgtcatgatgaagcccgtacatgacatcaatcaCACCCTCAGATg from Panicum virgatum strain AP13 chromosome 7N, P.virgatum_v5, whole genome shotgun sequence includes the following:
- the LOC120681873 gene encoding E3 ubiquitin-protein ligase RMA1H1-like codes for the protein MDQPCMAAINSQPLVADVEVVKKASGDMPATMGSGCFDCNICLDFAAEPVVTLCGHLYCWPCIYEWLRPGMESTASDNSSSARRQCPVCKATLSPDTLVPLYGRGGSSKKSLNGVSIPRRPMVHRETVEHHNTQSNVNDQHHHQSMETNPPHQPLRHEHYHPSPTGFDFIYPPAPLGRGLIHSTAGGVLGGMAEAVLPLVLGGQLPASMYYTSPYHVAAQNVNPRLRRHQMEIERSLHQIWFFLFVFVVLCLLLF